From one Actinomyces sp. Marseille-P3109 genomic stretch:
- the lysA gene encoding diaminopimelate decarboxylase — MTYQVPAGEPPLGALACPEPEDRPDLWPTTARRTPDGELALGGLTVSEILTDAPSPVFVLDEADLRGRAASWAAAMHEEFWPSYGMAGGEAFYAGKAFLATKVAQWALEEGMGIDTASRGELTVSLAALQEVGGEDATRLGLHGNGKTQAEIAVALGHHLGHLVLDSLEEVELAARAVRDLRANGVFGPEETGRVMVRLTTGVHAGGHEFIATAHEDQKFGLSVHAGTARQAIDVIIAAPELELHGLHSHIGSQIMDLAGFREAARVVLTLRHEVAADTGHLCPEVDLGGGYGIAYTGADPVPPSPAEVARTLAETVRELCTELGDPVPHVSVEPGRSVAGPTTVTLYTVTGLKRVELGEGTSRLYVSIDGGMSDNIRPALYEAAYTALVANRRPDPSVGLTRARVVGKHCESGDVVVRDVDLPADLSVGDVLAVPATGAYGRSMASSYNLFTRPGVRWVREGESGWILRPETIDDLLRLEG; from the coding sequence GTGACGTACCAGGTTCCCGCCGGTGAGCCGCCCCTGGGGGCGCTGGCCTGCCCCGAGCCCGAGGACCGCCCCGATCTGTGGCCCACGACGGCGCGGCGCACCCCCGACGGCGAGCTCGCCCTGGGCGGGCTGACCGTCTCTGAGATCCTCACCGATGCGCCCAGTCCCGTCTTCGTCCTGGACGAGGCCGACCTGCGCGGCCGCGCCGCCTCCTGGGCCGCCGCCATGCACGAGGAGTTCTGGCCCAGCTACGGCATGGCCGGGGGAGAGGCCTTCTACGCCGGTAAGGCCTTCCTCGCCACCAAGGTCGCCCAGTGGGCCCTCGAGGAGGGCATGGGCATCGACACCGCCAGCCGCGGCGAGCTCACCGTGTCCCTCGCCGCCCTGCAGGAGGTGGGCGGGGAGGACGCCACCCGTCTGGGCCTGCACGGCAACGGCAAGACGCAGGCGGAGATCGCCGTCGCCCTTGGCCACCACCTGGGTCACCTCGTCCTCGACTCCCTCGAGGAGGTGGAGCTCGCCGCCCGTGCCGTACGTGACCTGCGTGCGAACGGTGTCTTCGGGCCCGAGGAGACCGGCCGGGTCATGGTGCGCCTGACCACCGGTGTGCACGCCGGGGGCCACGAGTTCATCGCCACCGCTCACGAGGACCAGAAGTTCGGCCTCTCCGTCCACGCCGGCACCGCCCGGCAGGCCATCGACGTGATCATCGCCGCCCCCGAGCTCGAGCTGCACGGGCTGCACTCCCACATCGGCTCCCAGATCATGGACCTGGCCGGCTTCCGTGAGGCCGCCCGCGTCGTCCTCACCCTGCGCCACGAGGTCGCCGCGGACACGGGGCACCTGTGTCCAGAGGTCGACCTGGGCGGCGGCTACGGCATCGCCTACACCGGCGCGGATCCGGTGCCGCCCAGCCCTGCGGAGGTCGCCCGGACCCTCGCCGAGACGGTGCGCGAGCTGTGCACGGAGCTCGGCGACCCGGTCCCGCACGTGTCCGTCGAGCCCGGGCGCAGCGTCGCCGGACCGACGACGGTCACCCTCTACACCGTCACCGGTCTCAAGCGCGTTGAGCTGGGGGAGGGGACCTCACGTCTCTACGTCAGCATCGACGGCGGCATGAGCGACAACATCCGCCCCGCCCTCTACGAGGCGGCATACACGGCCCTGGTCGCCAACCGCCGCCCCGACCCGTCCGTCGGCCTGACCCGCGCGCGCGTCGTCGGTAAGCACTGTGAGTCCGGCGACGTCGTCGTACGCGACGTGGACCTGCCCGCCGACCTCTCCGTCGGTGACGTGCTGGCCGTACCTGCCACGGGTGCTTACGGGCGCTCCATGGCCTCCAGCTACAACCTCTTCACCCGCCCCGGCGTGCGCTGGGTGCGTGAGGGCGAGTCGGGCTGGATCCTGCGCCCCGAGACCATCGACGACCTCCTACGCCTGGAGGGCTGA